From Roseateles sp. SL47:
TTCAAGGTCTTCTGGGGAACGCTGAACGCCGGGCCAAAGTCCGCCGCTTCCTGCACCAGCGGGAAATCTTCCGCCGGCAGGGTCTGCAGCGTGAAGCGGCTCTTGCCGCCCTGCAGCGTCATCTTGTTCTGGTTGGAGGTCAGGCTGACCGTCTGCTCCGACGGCATCGACCGCAGGATGTCGATCAGCTTGCGAGCCCCGATGGTGGAGGTGAAATCACCTTCGTCCCCATCGAATTCAACCGTGGTGCGCACCTGGATTTCCAGGTCGCTAGTGGTCAGCTCCACCTGTGAGCCCTGCTTGCGAAGCAGCACATTGGCCAGGATGGGCAAGGTATGGCGCCGCTCCACGATGCCGGACACCGCCTGCAACGCGGCAAGCACTTTGTCCTGGCTGGCTTTCAACACGATCATGTCAACCTCTCTCCACTGTTGGCTGTTCGCTTTTCAGGCGTTCCCGACATTCCAGGGGGTCCAACTCTGGCCCGCCGCCACTCTGGCAAACGCGCTATTTTCGCTGATGACGGAGTGTTTTTTCGTCATCCCTTGAGCGTCTGCTCCAGCACATGCAACTGCTGGTTCAACTCGGTGTTCTTCTGCCGCTCGCCGCCGATCTTGCGAACGGCGTGCAGGACAGTGGTGTGGTCCCGCCCGCCAAAGAGCTCACCGATCTCCGGCAGGCTCTTCTGGGTGAGTTCCTTGGCCAGATACATCGCGATCTGCCGGGGGCGGGCGATGCTGGCCGGCCGTTTCTTGGAATACATGTCCGCGACCTTGATCTTGTAGAAGTCGGCCACGGTTTTCTGGATGTTTTCCACCGAAATCTGGCGGTTCTGGATGGAGAGCAGGTCTTTCAGTGCCTCGCGGGCCAGCTGAATGTTGATCTCCTTGTGCGAAAAGCGGCTGTAAGCCAGCACTTTCCGCAGCGCCCCTTCGAGCTCCCGCACGTTGGCGCGCACATTCTTGGCGATGAAGAAGGCCACATCCTCCGGCATGGGGGCACTTTCAGCCTCCGCCTTCTTGATCAGGATGGCCACCCGCATTTCCAGCTCCGGCGGCTCGATGGCCACCGTCAGGCCGGCGTCAAAGCGGCTGGTGAGGCGCTCATCGATGTCCACCAGACCCTTGGGATAGGTGTCGCTGGTCATGATGATGTGGGCGCGCTTGGCCAGCAGGGCCTCGAAGGCGTTGAAGAACTCTTCCTGCGTGCGGTCCTTGCCGGCAAAGAACTGCACATCGTCGATGAGCAGCAGGTCCAGCGAGTGGTACTTGGCTTTCAGCTCGTCGAAGGTCTTGCGCTGGTAGTTCTTCACCACGTCCGAGATGAACTGCTCGGCATGCAGGTACAGCACGCGGGCATCCGGACGGTCCTTGAGCAGGGCATTGCCCACGGCATGGATCAGGTGAGTTTTGCCCAGGCCCACGCCGCCGTAGATGAACAGCGGGTTGTACATCTGGCCCGGCGCGCCGGCCACATGCAGGGCGGCAGTGCGGGCCATCTGGTTCGCACGGCCTGGCACCAGCGTGTCAAACGTGAGGCTGGTGTTGATGCGGTGGCGGGTGGCGCTGGGCGGCAGCGTCTGGGCCGCTCCGGGCGGCGGCGCATTGGCGATCAGGCTGGCGGCGGTGACCGGTTGGGCCGCCTTGGAGGCTGCGGCAGAAGCAGCGGCCGCACGGGCGGCGGGTGTGGCGGAAGCGCCCGATGCGGCCGGCGTGTCGCCCGTAGCACCAGATGCACCCCGAAGGCCGTGCTGCTGCAGCACCTGGCCCATGGATGCCACCGGCGCACTGTTGCGCGGCAGCGGGGCGATGGTCTCGCGCGGTGCCAGCGACAGCTCCAGCCGGGCCGGCTTGCCGGCCAGCTCGCCCAGGATGATCTCGATGCGGTTGGCGTACTGGCTGCGAATCCAGTCCAGCTTGAAGCGGTTGGGCACGCGCAGAGACACCAGAACGGCGTCCTCGCCATTCCCTTCCTGGAGGTGGATCACTTCGGCGGCGGGCAGCGGCCGGATCCAGGTATTGAATTGCTGTTCAGGCAACTCGGTGGCAAGGCGTTCACAGACGCGCTGCCACAAAGTCACCTCAGACACGTCTGCGCTCATTGTGGAAAACTTATTCTTCGAGCGGCCAGATTGTACCGATGAGGGGCCGCGAAGTCTGGGTTATCCACAGAATTTTTGGCAGGGTCAAGATCAGGTAATCCCCCGCACGCGCATACCCGCAGATTGACCGTGCTCCGATTCTTTGCTGTAATCGCGGGTTTTCCGGACGCCTGGACGTATGTCCGTGGGCCTCCAGAATGAGCTTTCAGGCATGCATTCTTGCGGCCAGGTTGTGGCTAGATTGTGGTCAGGTGCTGGTCAGGGGTCGCTCGAAGCACGGCGGCGGGTCCCCCTGACACACTGGGCACACTGGGCACAGTGATCACATCGGTCGTTGTGTCTGGCCAATGTGGCTGGCCAATAGTTCTGACCCATGGGTCTGACCTGCATGAAGTGTTCTACATGAACTGCGCTGCCTGAAGTGCCTGATACCACTGTCGGTGTCCGACAGTACCCACCGTCTAGTCCGACATTTCCGACATTTCGTTAGAGGTTCACCATGAAACGCACCTACCAAGGCTCCAAGACCCGTCGCGCCCGTACCCACGGCTTCCTGGTTCGCATGAAGACCCGCGGTGGCCGCGCCGTCATCGCCGCACGTCGCGCCAAGGGCCGTAAGCGCCTGGCCGTCTGAGGCTGGTCGGGCACCGCCTGATCGTCTCGACACGTCGCGTCTTCTTCAGTCCGACCAAGCCGTGACCGGCCGCATCGTTCGATCGGCCGATTTCGAGCGCGTGCTGGGGACCCCCAGCCGCGCCCGCAGCCCTCACTTCGCCGTTCATCACCTGGCCGCCAGCCCATCGCTGCCGGCACGCCGCCTTCCCAAAGATCCTTCCACAGGTTCATCCACAGGAATGGCGGACTTGTCCACAGGTGATGCGCAGATTCATCCACAGCTTGTGGATGACGCGGTTCCCGACCGACCCGCAGCCGCCTGGCTGGGGTATGTCGTGCCCAAACGCCATGCGCGCAGGGCCGTGACCCGCACCCTGCTGAAGCGGCAAATCCGTCAGGTCTTCGGCACCCTTCCCACCCTGCCTCCGGGCCTTTGGGTGGTGCGCTTGCGCCTGCCGTTTGACCGCAAGCAGTTTCCCAGCGCCTCTTCCGACGCCCTGCGCAGCGCAGCGCGGGCCGAATTGCTGGAGCTGATCCGCAAAATCTCGGCGGCCCAGGCGCGTGCCGGCTGATGCACGGACCCACCCATGACAACACGACCCAGTCTGCCGACCCGTGTGCTCATGGGGCTGGTGCGTGCTTACCAGCTGCTGTTCAGCCCCTGGCTGCGTGCCGGATGCCGGTATTCGCCCAGCTGTTCCAACTACGGTATGCAGGCACTGCGCCAGCATGGGGCTGCCGCCGGCACCTATCTCGCCGCAGCGCGTATCCTGCGCTGCAATCCGTTCTGTCCGGGCGGGCATGATCCCGTGCCTGACAATCCGCCCCGTCTCTTCACCTACCTTGCTCGGCGCAAGGCGGGTCGAGCCTCTTCAACCGCCAATTCAAAAGCTTCCCCATGACTGATATACGCCGCACCATCTTGTGGGTGGTGTTCACCATGTCGCTGGTCCTTCTGTGGGACGGCTGGCAACGGCACAACGGCCATCCTTCGATGTTCGGTCCCGCGCCGGCCAAGACGGCCAGCGCCCCGGGCACCCCCGCGTCCGCCGTTCCTGGCGCGACCCTGCCGGCTTCCGGCGCTTCGGCCCCGGCCGCTGTGGCCGCGGCAGATGCCGCTTCAGCACCGGCACCGGTGAAGAGTGAGCTCGTGACCGTCACCACCGATGTGGTCAAGGCCACGCTGGACACCCGTGGCGGTGCGCTGGTGCGGGTGGAACTGCTCAAGCATGCCGACGACAAGGACCCGAGCGGCCACGTGGTGGTGCTGGACCCGTTGCGGAGTTACAGCGCCCAGACGGCCCTGCGCAATGTGCCGGGGGCGCCCACCCATCAGACGGTCCTGACCCTGGTGGACGGGCCGCGTGAACTCAAGGACGGTGCCGACACCCTGACGGTGCGCCTGGAGTCGCCGCCCATGGGGGGCGTGAAGCTGGCAAAGGTCTACACCTTCAAGCGGGGCGACTACGCCATCGACGTGAAGCATGAGGTGACCAACGTCGGCACGGCCCCGCTGGTGCCGGAGCTGTCGGTGTGGCTGGTGCGTGACGACCATGTGGATCACACCGGCCCGTCGATGGCCCCCAGCTCCTTCACCGGCCCAACGGTCTACACCGATCAGGGCAAGATGCAGAAGGTGCCCTTCGACAAACTCAAGGACAACAAGGCCGACTACGAGCGTCGTGCGGATGATGGCTGGATCGCCATGGTCCAGCACTATTTCGTGAGTGCGTGGCTGCGCAATGAACCGGGTGCCCGGGCCTTTGACGTGAGCGAGTCCCCCAGCAAGCTGGTGACACTGTCCATGGTCACCGCCTTCCCGACCATCGCCCCGGGCGCGACAGGCAAGCTCGAGAACCTGCTCTACGTCGGTCCGCAGGAAGAAAAGCGCCTGGAGCAACTGGCCCCCGGCCTTGAACGCGTCAAGGACTACGGGATGTTCACCATCCTGGCCAAGCCGCTGTTCTGGCTGATGGATCTGCTGCACAAAATCCTGGGCAACTGGGGCTGGGCGATTGTGGGCGTGGTGGTCCTGCTGAAGATTGCCTTCTACGGCCTGAACGCCAAGGCCTACCGCAGCATGGCCAAGATGAAGGCCATCAACCCCCGCATCCAGGAACTGCGCGAGCGTTACAAGGACAAGCCGCAACAGCAGCAGCAGGAAATGATGCGGCTGTATCGCGAAGAGAAGATCAACCCGCTGGGCTCCTGCCTGCCCATCCTGCTGCAGATGCCGGTCTTCCTGGCGCTGTACTGGGTGCTGCTGTCCAGCGTGGAAATGCGCGGTGCGCCGTGGGTCCTTTGGGTGCACGACCTGTCCCGCCCGGATGCCTTTTTCACGGAGCTTTGGCCGACCTGGCTGGGCTGGATGCACGTGCCGCTGGGCCCGCTGCCGCTGCTGATGACGGCCACCAGCCTGCTGCAGGTGTGGCTGAACCCACAGCCCACCGACCCGGTGCAGGCCAAGATGATGTGGATCATGCCGCTGGCCTTCAGCGTGATGTTCTTCTTCTTCCCGGCCGGTCTGACGCTCTACTACTTCGTCAACAACCTGCTGTCCATCGCCCAGCAGTGGATGATCAACAAGCAGCACGGCGTGACGAATTAACGCCAATCGCGACCCACAACGAAGCCTCCGCATGACGGGGGCTTTTTTTCGTCCGCGCGCGGGTGCTTAATTGTTCTGCGGGGTTCGCTTCCCTCGGTCGGGTATCCAGGGAACCGGAGGTGCGTGGTGATGGGGCACGAGCGCCATCACCCGCCCTACCCCGCGCCACTGACGCTGCAGTGGGGTCGGGTCATGCGCCTCGGTGCGCCGCAAAAGCCACCCGTGCGAGACAATCCGCGCATGCTGTCCCGTCACCAGGATCCCATCGCCGCCATCGCCACCGCACCCGGACGCGGCGCTGTGGGCATCGTTCGTGTGTCCTCGCCGCAGGACCTCACCGGCCTGGTCACCGCGATCTGCGGCCGTGCGCTCAAGCCGCGCGAGGCCACCTATCTCCCGTTTCGCAGTGCCCAGGGCGAGGCCATCGACCATGGCCTGGCGCTGCTGTTCCCGGCGCCGCACAGCTACACCGGCGAACATGTGCTGGAGTTGCAGGCGCACGGCGGCCCGGTGGTGTTGCAACTGCTGCTCGCGCGTTGCCTGGAGGCCGATCCGAGCCTGCGCATCCGCCTGGCCGAACCAGGTGAATTCACACGGCGCGCCTTCCTGAACGGCAAGCTGGACCTGGCCCAGGCCGAAGCGGTGGCCGACCTCATCGATGCCAGCACGGAGGCCGCTGCTCGCAGTGCCGGACGTGCCCTGGCCGGTGCCCTCAGTGGCGAGGTGGGCCAGTTGCGGGACGCGCTAATCCAGTTACGCATGCTGGTGGAAGCCACGCTGGACTTCCCGGAAGAGGAGATCGATTTCCTGCAGCAGGCGGATGCCCTGGGCAAACTCGAACGCCTGCTGGCGAGGCTGGATGCGCTGCTGGAGCGCAGCCGCCAGGGCGCCATCCTTCGCGAGGGCATCAAGGTGGTGCTGGCGGGTCAGCCGAATGTGGGCAAGAGTTCGCTGCTGAATGCGCTGGCAGGCGCGGAACTGGCCATCGTCACGCCGATCTCGGGGACGACACGCGACAAGCTCAGCCAGACCATCCAGATCGAAGGGGTGCCGCTGCACATCAGTGACACCGCCGGCCTGCGCGATACCGACGATGAGGTGGAACGCATCGGCGTGGCCCGCAGCTGGGACGCCATCCATGATGCGGATGTGGTGCTGTTCCTGCATGACCTGACCCGTGTCGGTCAGCCGGGCTATGAAAGCGAGGATGCCGAGATCCGCAGCCGTCTGTCGGCCGTGGACCCCGCGCGGATTCTGCAGATCTACAACAAGGCCGATGCCCCTGAGGGTGAAGGCACCGTGGCGGCGGAAGGCGCGTTGCGCCTGTCCGCCAAGACTGGCGCGGGCCTGGATGCGCTGCGGCAGCGACTGTTGCAGCAGGTGGGCTGGCATGCGGTGCCGGAGGGCCTGTTCATTGCCCGCGAGCGTCATGTGCAGGCCCTGCGCCGCACGCGTGAGCATGTGGACCTGGCCCTGCAGCAGGCCGCCCAGGTGCCGGCGGCCGCCCTGGACCTGATGGCCGAAGAGCTCCGGCTGGCGCATGATGCGCTGGGCGAGATCACGGGCGCCTTCACGGCCGACGATCTGCTGGGGGAGATCTTCAGCCGGTTCTGTATCGGGAAGTAGGCCGGGTCCAAGGCGTCCGGGCCATCATCCCCACTTCATCTCCCCCTTCACCACTTTGGCGCCGATCTGCAGCGCGGCCCCCAACCCGGCCGTCGGATAGCGGCGCGTCATGGCGGCAATGAGTGCAGCGCTGTTGGCAGCCTTGGCCTGTTCTTCCTCGAAGGCCAGCAGGTAGTTGCGGGTCTCGTTCACCGCAGCCACATCCAGGCTGCCCGTGGCGGCCATGTGCCCCGGCACCACGACCTTCGGCTTGCGCGCCGCGATGGCTTCCAGCGTCTTGACCCACGCCGCGCGAGCCGCCGCCGTCGGCGTGTCTGCGGTCCAGACGTGCAGGCCCGAGAACACCAGCACGCCACCAAACACCGCTTGCAGTGTGGGCACCCACAGATACCGGCGGTTCTCCAGCCCCTGCGCGCTGACGATCTCGATCGTGTGTCCCTCCAGAGTCAACGATGGCCCGTCGAACGCCTCTGGCAGCACCACATCCGCCAGGGTCTGAGGGCCGTTCTCCTTGAGCTGCGGCCCCCAGACCGCCAGCTTCTTCTCGACATTGCCCTTGATCGCCGCGATCGTGGCCGACGCGGCGATGACCTTGGCCGAGGGGAATGCCGCTTTGATCGGACCCAGACTGAAGTAGTAGTCCGGGTCGCTCTGGCTCACATAGATCGTGGTCAGCGTCTTGCCCGAGGCCTTGATCGCCTCGGCCACCGCGCGTCCATCCGGCAGCGAGAAACCGCCGTCGATGAGGATGGCGTCCTTCGCGCCTGAGAGCAGCACCGGAGCCCGGAAGAAGCCGTTGTCACCGGCCGGGAAGTGCCGCCATTGCAACGGGGCGGCGGCGACAGCCGTGGTGCTGAGCGCCGGAAGAGTCACGGCGGAAGCTGCAGCAGTGACCGCTGCAGTTTGAAGGAAGTCGCGTCGCTTGATCATGACGAGGTGTTGCCTGTTGGGTAGGGAACGCTCATCGTAGGAAGATGTGATTGACAGATAAATGACGATGAAATAGACACGCTGTATGCAAAAAGCAAACAGTCTCGATGACGCCAGCCTGCACAACCTGGCCAATCTGAAGCGCTTGGCCTACTTTGCGGCGGTGGTGGAAACCGGCACGTTCACGGCGGCTGCAGAGCGCCTGGGCATCACCAAAGCGGTGGTGAGCCAGCAGGTCGCACGGCTGGAGAAAGACTTCCACACCACCCTGCTGACGCGGACCACCCGCCGGGTCGTGCCTACGGACGCGGGCAAAGCCTTCTACCAGCGCTGCGCGCTGATCCTGAAGGAGGCCGGTGAAGCCTTTGATGAGTTGGGAGAGGTCGCGGCCGAGCCAGCGGGCACGCTTCGCCTGACGGCGCCGCTGGATTACGGGCTGAGCGCGGTGGTTCCGGCCGTGGTCGAGTTCAGCAAGCGATTCCCCCAGTGCAAGGTGGACGCCGCGCTGAGTGATCAATCCATGGACTTGCTCTCAGGTCAGGTGGAGCTGGCCATCCGCGTTGGATGGTTGACGGAGCAACATCTTCAGGCTCGCCAGATCGGAACGTTCAGGCAGCTGTTGGTGGCCGCACCGGGCTGGGCACGGCAGGTCCGCGCATTGAAGCGTCCGGCGGAGATCGGCGCCTTGCCCTTCGTCGCCAATGCAGCCTTGCGTGACCCCTTGCACTGGCGCTTCTCCCGCAGTGGCAGCGGGCGGGACCTTCAACCAGACGAAGTGACGGTCCACCCGTCCATCTTCCTGAACGCGACCCTGGCTGTGCGCGAGGCCGTCTGCATGGGCGCAGGCTTGTCGGTCCTGCCGGATTACGCGGTCCGGTCTGATCTCGCCGAGGGGCGGCTGATCCCGGTGTTGCCCGAATGGCATCTGCCTTCCGGTGGCATTCACGCCGTGTTCCCGACCGCGCGCTTTCGCCCTGCCAAGGTCAGGACCTTCGTCGAAGTATTGACGGAATTTCACGGCGGACTGGCACCGCCGCAGACGACTCAGTGACCCTGAAAATCGACCAGCGCAAACACCGGCAGGCCCTGCTCGCGGATCTTTGCCGAGCCCCCCAGCTCCGGCAGGTCCACAATCACCGCCCCTTCGATCACCGTGGCGCCGAGCCGCTCCAGCAAGCGCTTGCCGGCGAGCATCGTGCCGCCGGTGGCGATCAGGTCGTCAATGAGCAGCACCCGGTCCCCGGGCTTCACCGCATCGGTGTGCATCTCCACCGTCGCGCTGCCATATTCCAGCTCGTAGGTTTCCTGCACGGTGGTGA
This genomic window contains:
- the dnaA gene encoding chromosomal replication initiator protein DnaA gives rise to the protein MSEVTLWQRVCERLATELPEQQFNTWIRPLPAAEVIHLQEGNGEDAVLVSLRVPNRFKLDWIRSQYANRIEIILGELAGKPARLELSLAPRETIAPLPRNSAPVASMGQVLQQHGLRGASGATGDTPAASGASATPAARAAAASAAASKAAQPVTAASLIANAPPPGAAQTLPPSATRHRINTSLTFDTLVPGRANQMARTAALHVAGAPGQMYNPLFIYGGVGLGKTHLIHAVGNALLKDRPDARVLYLHAEQFISDVVKNYQRKTFDELKAKYHSLDLLLIDDVQFFAGKDRTQEEFFNAFEALLAKRAHIIMTSDTYPKGLVDIDERLTSRFDAGLTVAIEPPELEMRVAILIKKAEAESAPMPEDVAFFIAKNVRANVRELEGALRKVLAYSRFSHKEINIQLAREALKDLLSIQNRQISVENIQKTVADFYKIKVADMYSKKRPASIARPRQIAMYLAKELTQKSLPEIGELFGGRDHTTVLHAVRKIGGERQKNTELNQQLHVLEQTLKG
- the rpmH gene encoding 50S ribosomal protein L34, with protein sequence MKRTYQGSKTRRARTHGFLVRMKTRGGRAVIAARRAKGRKRLAV
- a CDS encoding ribonuclease P protein component, with product MSTGDAQIHPQLVDDAVPDRPAAAWLGYVVPKRHARRAVTRTLLKRQIRQVFGTLPTLPPGLWVVRLRLPFDRKQFPSASSDALRSAARAELLELIRKISAAQARAG
- the yidD gene encoding membrane protein insertion efficiency factor YidD: MTTRPSLPTRVLMGLVRAYQLLFSPWLRAGCRYSPSCSNYGMQALRQHGAAAGTYLAAARILRCNPFCPGGHDPVPDNPPRLFTYLARRKAGRASSTANSKASP
- the yidC gene encoding membrane protein insertase YidC, with the protein product MTDIRRTILWVVFTMSLVLLWDGWQRHNGHPSMFGPAPAKTASAPGTPASAVPGATLPASGASAPAAVAAADAASAPAPVKSELVTVTTDVVKATLDTRGGALVRVELLKHADDKDPSGHVVVLDPLRSYSAQTALRNVPGAPTHQTVLTLVDGPRELKDGADTLTVRLESPPMGGVKLAKVYTFKRGDYAIDVKHEVTNVGTAPLVPELSVWLVRDDHVDHTGPSMAPSSFTGPTVYTDQGKMQKVPFDKLKDNKADYERRADDGWIAMVQHYFVSAWLRNEPGARAFDVSESPSKLVTLSMVTAFPTIAPGATGKLENLLYVGPQEEKRLEQLAPGLERVKDYGMFTILAKPLFWLMDLLHKILGNWGWAIVGVVVLLKIAFYGLNAKAYRSMAKMKAINPRIQELRERYKDKPQQQQQEMMRLYREEKINPLGSCLPILLQMPVFLALYWVLLSSVEMRGAPWVLWVHDLSRPDAFFTELWPTWLGWMHVPLGPLPLLMTATSLLQVWLNPQPTDPVQAKMMWIMPLAFSVMFFFFPAGLTLYYFVNNLLSIAQQWMINKQHGVTN
- the mnmE gene encoding tRNA uridine-5-carboxymethylaminomethyl(34) synthesis GTPase MnmE, which gives rise to MLSRHQDPIAAIATAPGRGAVGIVRVSSPQDLTGLVTAICGRALKPREATYLPFRSAQGEAIDHGLALLFPAPHSYTGEHVLELQAHGGPVVLQLLLARCLEADPSLRIRLAEPGEFTRRAFLNGKLDLAQAEAVADLIDASTEAAARSAGRALAGALSGEVGQLRDALIQLRMLVEATLDFPEEEIDFLQQADALGKLERLLARLDALLERSRQGAILREGIKVVLAGQPNVGKSSLLNALAGAELAIVTPISGTTRDKLSQTIQIEGVPLHISDTAGLRDTDDEVERIGVARSWDAIHDADVVLFLHDLTRVGQPGYESEDAEIRSRLSAVDPARILQIYNKADAPEGEGTVAAEGALRLSAKTGAGLDALRQRLLQQVGWHAVPEGLFIARERHVQALRRTREHVDLALQQAAQVPAAALDLMAEELRLAHDALGEITGAFTADDLLGEIFSRFCIGK
- a CDS encoding MBL fold metallo-hydrolase: MIKRRDFLQTAAVTAAASAVTLPALSTTAVAAAPLQWRHFPAGDNGFFRAPVLLSGAKDAILIDGGFSLPDGRAVAEAIKASGKTLTTIYVSQSDPDYYFSLGPIKAAFPSAKVIAASATIAAIKGNVEKKLAVWGPQLKENGPQTLADVVLPEAFDGPSLTLEGHTIEIVSAQGLENRRYLWVPTLQAVFGGVLVFSGLHVWTADTPTAAARAAWVKTLEAIAARKPKVVVPGHMAATGSLDVAAVNETRNYLLAFEEEQAKAANSAALIAAMTRRYPTAGLGAALQIGAKVVKGEMKWG
- a CDS encoding LysR family transcriptional regulator, giving the protein MQKANSLDDASLHNLANLKRLAYFAAVVETGTFTAAAERLGITKAVVSQQVARLEKDFHTTLLTRTTRRVVPTDAGKAFYQRCALILKEAGEAFDELGEVAAEPAGTLRLTAPLDYGLSAVVPAVVEFSKRFPQCKVDAALSDQSMDLLSGQVELAIRVGWLTEQHLQARQIGTFRQLLVAAPGWARQVRALKRPAEIGALPFVANAALRDPLHWRFSRSGSGRDLQPDEVTVHPSIFLNATLAVREAVCMGAGLSVLPDYAVRSDLAEGRLIPVLPEWHLPSGGIHAVFPTARFRPAKVRTFVEVLTEFHGGLAPPQTTQ
- a CDS encoding adenine phosphoribosyltransferase, translating into MQDAIAFLKQQIRTVPDWPEPGVQFRDITPLLANPRAFRVLIDQFVHRYFDSRPDVVAGLDARGFIIGSVLAYELNIGFVPIRKKGKLPFTTVQETYELEYGSATVEMHTDAVKPGDRVLLIDDLIATGGTMLAGKRLLERLGATVIEGAVIVDLPELGGSAKIREQGLPVFALVDFQGH